One Natronomonas moolapensis 8.8.11 genomic region harbors:
- the alaS gene encoding alanine--tRNA ligase, with protein sequence MSELAEEYQLEYFHEEGFERTECPSCGAHFWTRDPDRELCGEPPCADYEFIDDPGFDEAYSLSEMREAFLSFFEAHDHERIDPYPVAANRWRDDVLLTQASIYDFQPLVTSGETPPPANPLCVSQPCIRMQDIDNVGKTGRHTMAFEMMAHHAFNAREDIETPSQYAYEGEVYWKSETVAYCDELLESLGADISEVTYIEDPWVGGGNAGPAIEVIYRGLELATLVFMCMERDPDGEYELKDGNSYSFMDTYIVDTGYGLERWTWMSQGTPTVYEAVYPEMIDFLKDNAGIDHTDEEAELIGRAARLSGQLDIDDVDDVEAARGDVAETLGVGVDELRDLVEPLENVYAIADHSRTLAYMFGDGIVPSNVGTGYLARMVLRRTKRLADTVGVDAPLDELVDMQAERLGYSNRDTVRDIVRTEVEKYRDTLERGGRQVERLAEEYAGRDEPIPLAEVVELYDSRGIQPDMVDEIAAEHGADVEIPDDFYSLVAARHSEADDGGDGETGTDADERVGDLPETEKLYYDEPERTDFEAVVLDVFEREDGYDVVLDQTMFYPEGGGQPADTGTLSTDDVTAEVSHAREVDGVVLHRTDENPGKGEFVRGAIDGTRRERLMAHHTATHIVGYAARQVLGDHVRQAGAQKGTDSSRFDIRHYERISREEVKRIERVANDVVTDNAAVTQEWPDRQDAEDEHGFDLYQGGIPPGEKLRLVHVADDVQACAGTHVLRTGDIGTIKILSTERVQDGVERLVFAAGDAAVEATQRTEDALYSAAETFDVSPQAVPDTATRFFEEWKARGKRIGELKEQLAAVRAQGGDAGEEVDLGDATAVVQRVDADMDELRATANALVEEGSVAVLGSGLDGATFVVAVPDDVDIDAGAVVGELADRVGGGGGGPPDFAQGGGPDTDALADALADAGDVLRRLSEA encoded by the coding sequence ATGAGCGAACTCGCCGAGGAATATCAACTCGAGTACTTCCACGAGGAGGGCTTCGAGCGAACGGAGTGTCCCTCCTGTGGGGCGCACTTCTGGACGCGGGACCCCGACCGTGAGCTGTGCGGGGAACCGCCGTGTGCCGACTACGAGTTCATCGACGATCCGGGGTTCGACGAGGCCTACAGCCTCTCGGAGATGCGGGAGGCGTTTCTCTCCTTTTTCGAGGCGCACGACCACGAGCGGATCGACCCCTACCCCGTCGCGGCGAACCGCTGGCGCGACGACGTCCTCTTGACGCAGGCGTCGATCTACGACTTCCAGCCGCTCGTCACCTCCGGCGAGACGCCGCCGCCCGCGAACCCGCTGTGTGTCTCCCAGCCCTGCATCCGGATGCAGGACATCGACAACGTCGGCAAGACCGGCCGACACACGATGGCCTTCGAGATGATGGCTCACCACGCGTTCAACGCCCGCGAGGACATCGAGACTCCCAGTCAGTACGCCTACGAGGGCGAGGTGTACTGGAAGAGCGAGACCGTCGCCTACTGCGACGAGTTGCTCGAGTCGCTCGGGGCGGACATCTCCGAGGTCACCTATATCGAGGACCCCTGGGTCGGCGGCGGCAACGCCGGCCCCGCCATCGAGGTAATCTACCGGGGACTCGAACTCGCCACTCTCGTGTTTATGTGCATGGAACGAGACCCCGACGGCGAGTACGAACTCAAGGACGGGAACAGCTACTCCTTTATGGACACCTACATCGTCGACACGGGCTACGGGCTCGAACGCTGGACGTGGATGTCACAGGGCACGCCGACGGTGTACGAGGCGGTCTACCCCGAGATGATCGACTTCCTGAAGGACAACGCCGGGATCGACCACACCGACGAGGAGGCCGAACTGATCGGCCGGGCCGCACGCCTCTCCGGGCAACTCGACATCGACGATGTCGACGACGTCGAGGCCGCCCGCGGCGACGTCGCCGAGACGCTCGGCGTCGGCGTCGACGAACTGCGCGACCTCGTCGAACCGCTCGAGAACGTCTACGCCATCGCCGACCACTCCCGGACGCTCGCGTACATGTTCGGCGACGGCATCGTCCCCTCGAACGTCGGTACCGGCTACCTGGCGCGGATGGTGTTGCGGCGGACGAAACGGCTCGCCGACACCGTCGGCGTCGACGCACCCCTGGACGAGCTCGTCGATATGCAGGCCGAGCGGCTCGGCTACTCGAACCGCGATACGGTCCGCGACATCGTCCGCACGGAGGTCGAAAAGTACCGCGACACCCTCGAACGCGGCGGCAGGCAGGTCGAACGGCTCGCCGAGGAGTACGCCGGCCGCGACGAGCCCATCCCCTTAGCGGAGGTCGTCGAACTCTACGACAGCCGCGGCATCCAGCCCGACATGGTCGATGAGATCGCCGCCGAACACGGTGCCGACGTCGAGATCCCGGACGACTTCTACTCGCTCGTGGCCGCCCGTCACAGCGAGGCGGACGACGGTGGCGACGGCGAGACGGGCACCGACGCCGACGAGCGCGTCGGAGACCTCCCGGAGACGGAGAAACTCTACTACGACGAGCCCGAACGAACCGACTTCGAGGCGGTCGTTCTCGACGTTTTCGAGCGCGAGGACGGCTACGACGTCGTGTTGGATCAGACGATGTTCTACCCCGAGGGCGGCGGCCAGCCCGCCGACACGGGGACGCTCTCGACCGACGACGTGACTGCCGAGGTCTCTCACGCCCGGGAGGTCGACGGCGTCGTCCTCCACCGGACCGACGAGAACCCCGGCAAGGGCGAGTTCGTCCGCGGAGCGATCGACGGAACCCGACGCGAGCGGCTGATGGCCCACCACACCGCGACCCACATCGTCGGCTACGCCGCCCGGCAGGTGCTCGGCGACCACGTCAGACAGGCCGGCGCACAGAAGGGGACCGACTCCTCGCGGTTCGACATCCGCCACTACGAGCGCATCTCCCGCGAGGAGGTCAAACGGATCGAACGCGTCGCCAACGACGTCGTGACCGACAACGCCGCGGTCACCCAGGAGTGGCCGGACCGACAGGACGCCGAGGACGAACACGGGTTCGACCTCTACCAGGGCGGGATCCCCCCGGGCGAGAAGCTCCGATTGGTACACGTCGCCGACGACGTCCAGGCCTGCGCCGGGACTCACGTCCTCCGGACGGGCGACATCGGGACGATCAAAATCCTCTCGACGGAACGCGTTCAAGACGGCGTCGAACGGCTCGTCTTCGCGGCCGGCGACGCCGCGGTCGAAGCCACCCAGCGGACGGAGGACGCCCTCTACTCCGCGGCGGAGACGTTCGACGTCTCCCCACAGGCGGTCCCCGATACCGCGACGCGGTTCTTCGAGGAGTGGAAGGCACGCGGCAAGCGGATCGGGGAGCTCAAAGAGCAACTCGCGGCGGTTCGGGCTCAGGGCGGCGACGCCGGCGAGGAGGTCGACCTCGGGGACGCAACTGCCGTCGTCCAGCGCGTCGACGCCGACATGGACGAACTCAGAGCGACCGCGAACGCCCTCGTCGAGGAAGGCTCCGTGGCGGTGCTCGGTAGCGGCCTCGACGGCGCGACGTTCGTCGTTGCGGTCCCCGACGACGTCGACATCGACGCCGGGGCGGTCGTGGGGGAACTCGCCGACCGGGTCGGCGGGGGCGGCGGTGGGCCGCCGGACTTCGCGCAGGGCGGCGGTCCCGACACCGACGCGCTCGCCGACGCGCTCGCCGACGCCGGCGACGTGTTGCGGCGGCTTTCGGAGGCCTGA
- a CDS encoding PDDEXK family nuclease — MSIRTIAGDCLVRFEGRRERTVRGRVVVLIKPDDTVLVHDVDGYQPAAWLTRPESLSVRRDPLWLLASDGEETLRVEAVGDVVVAEHDATDAGTPVGTCRCGGQLVRSGSDVACLGCAERFGLPDGASVTESACDCGLPQFRVERGERFELCLDYECGSLLEAVEGRFDREWDCPNCGGDLRILRRGGLIAGCEDYPDCETGFAIPDGHVVGSCDCGLPLFERPGGLQCLDAGCSADGTEDTAADTKARTDG; from the coding sequence ATGTCGATCCGAACCATCGCCGGCGACTGTCTCGTCCGTTTCGAGGGGCGCCGGGAGCGAACCGTTCGAGGCCGAGTCGTAGTGCTCATAAAGCCCGACGACACCGTGTTGGTCCACGACGTCGACGGCTACCAGCCGGCCGCGTGGCTCACCCGCCCGGAGTCGCTGTCCGTGAGGCGCGATCCGCTGTGGCTGCTCGCCAGCGACGGCGAGGAGACGCTGCGGGTCGAGGCCGTCGGGGACGTCGTCGTCGCCGAGCACGACGCCACGGACGCCGGAACTCCCGTCGGGACGTGTCGCTGCGGCGGGCAGTTGGTCCGATCCGGATCTGACGTCGCCTGTCTCGGCTGTGCCGAGCGGTTCGGCCTCCCGGACGGCGCGTCGGTGACCGAGTCGGCGTGTGACTGTGGTCTCCCGCAGTTCCGGGTCGAGCGCGGCGAGCGCTTCGAGTTGTGTCTGGACTACGAGTGCGGGTCGTTGCTCGAGGCCGTCGAAGGGCGGTTCGACCGCGAGTGGGACTGCCCGAACTGCGGCGGCGACCTCCGGATCCTCCGGCGCGGCGGCCTCATCGCCGGCTGTGAGGACTACCCCGACTGCGAGACGGGGTTTGCGATCCCGGACGGGCACGTGGTCGGATCCTGTGACTGTGGGCTTCCGCTGTTCGAACGCCCGGGTGGGTTGCAGTGTCTCGACGCCGGCTGTTCGGC
- a CDS encoding alanine dehydrogenase, with product METLLLNPTDVDENADMAEVIVAVEEAFAAYEAGRVRMPAKSYIDLPEYDGDFRSMPAYMDSGEWDAAGIKWVNSHTNNADAHGLPTVMGTMIYSDPETAFPLAVMDGTTLTRKRTGAAAAVATDRLAVPDAGSLGIVGLGVQSYTQLEAIATVRDIQTVVVTDKREAAVEAFLERFGDAFDVRPGSVSEAASCDVLSTVTPVESPIVDAADLGEHTHVNAMGADAPGKNELAADVLASAKLVIDDYEQCTHSGEINVPWDDGTLTDGDLHAELGEIVAGKRSGRTPEDGLTVFDSTGLAIQDVAAARVVYERADAGGEGTGFTLVDTELR from the coding sequence ATGGAGACGCTACTGTTGAACCCGACCGACGTCGACGAGAACGCCGACATGGCCGAAGTCATCGTCGCCGTCGAGGAGGCCTTCGCCGCCTACGAGGCCGGCCGGGTCCGGATGCCCGCCAAGTCCTACATCGACCTCCCGGAGTACGACGGCGACTTCCGGTCGATGCCGGCGTACATGGACTCGGGCGAGTGGGACGCCGCGGGGATCAAGTGGGTCAACTCCCACACGAACAACGCCGACGCCCACGGCCTGCCGACCGTCATGGGGACGATGATCTACTCCGATCCCGAGACCGCGTTCCCGCTGGCGGTGATGGACGGCACGACGCTGACCAGAAAGCGGACCGGCGCGGCCGCCGCCGTCGCCACCGATCGTCTCGCCGTCCCCGACGCGGGGTCGCTCGGTATCGTCGGATTGGGCGTCCAGTCGTACACCCAACTGGAGGCGATCGCGACCGTCCGCGACATCCAGACCGTAGTGGTCACCGACAAGCGGGAGGCGGCGGTCGAGGCGTTCCTCGAGCGCTTCGGCGACGCCTTCGACGTCCGCCCCGGATCGGTCTCGGAAGCCGCCTCGTGTGACGTCCTCTCGACAGTGACGCCGGTCGAGTCCCCGATCGTCGACGCTGCCGACCTCGGCGAACACACCCACGTCAACGCGATGGGGGCCGACGCGCCCGGCAAGAACGAACTCGCGGCCGACGTCCTCGCGTCCGCGAAACTCGTCATCGACGACTACGAGCAGTGTACCCACTCCGGCGAGATCAACGTTCCCTGGGACGACGGCACCCTCACCGACGGCGACCTCCACGCCGAGCTGGGCGAGATCGTCGCCGGGAAGCGCTCCGGACGGACCCCCGAGGACGGCCTCACCGTCTTCGATTCGACGGGGCTTGCCATCCAGGACGTCGCCGCCGCCCGCGTCGTCTACGAGCGGGCCGACGCCGGGGGCGAGGGGACGGGGTTCACGCTCGTCGACACGGAACTCCGGTAG
- a CDS encoding methyl-accepting chemotaxis protein, with protein MRVIRWFRRRRLAKFAAAFGAVLIAMVAIGAVAYLDAATRVPPETRVVVARTLALVVATAVLGIGTVSVLLARPTVKGIEELASHAREIESGSLDGEVSAATDDELGALYDSMNAMRETIRVRIEEAETQRERAETAKAESEALAGTLEERTEAFAATMARTADGDLTARVEADPDDPESLERVATGFNGAMNELQAVVDGVDRFTEEVVTAGEASTDRIDTAVGNGRDASDAMGDIAADAGRQSDELVETTAELEDMSATVEEVAASTGELADTSERAAALTDDGRGAASEAVEQLHRIESRSESTVETMSELEAQMDEMERIVTTVAGIADQTNILALNASIEAARADGVGDGFAVVAEEVKSLAEETAASLEEIETIIEGLRALTEQGASDIREIQSDVEAGVETVERVDSALADIDVLVTEVDEGVKQITLAMDEQARSLADVTATVDDLTEFSRATTEKAEALSSTADEQVVTLTGAAENTHALLGSARQLRDSLETFSLGTTDDVDASSPAGSIDREVSTPNS; from the coding sequence GTGCGGGTGATCCGATGGTTCCGGCGACGGCGGTTGGCGAAGTTCGCGGCCGCCTTTGGCGCGGTCCTGATCGCGATGGTCGCGATCGGAGCGGTCGCGTATCTCGATGCGGCAACCCGCGTTCCCCCCGAGACACGGGTCGTCGTCGCCCGGACCCTCGCGCTCGTCGTCGCGACGGCCGTACTCGGGATCGGGACGGTGAGCGTACTGTTGGCCCGTCCGACGGTGAAGGGGATCGAAGAACTCGCGAGCCACGCCCGCGAGATCGAGTCCGGATCGCTCGACGGCGAGGTATCGGCGGCGACCGACGACGAGCTGGGGGCGCTGTACGACTCGATGAACGCCATGCGAGAGACGATCCGGGTCCGGATCGAGGAAGCCGAAACCCAGCGGGAGCGCGCTGAGACCGCCAAAGCGGAGAGCGAGGCGCTCGCCGGGACGCTCGAAGAGCGGACGGAGGCGTTCGCGGCGACGATGGCCCGGACTGCCGACGGCGATCTGACCGCGCGAGTCGAAGCCGACCCCGACGACCCGGAGTCGCTCGAACGCGTCGCGACGGGGTTCAACGGGGCCATGAACGAACTCCAGGCGGTCGTCGACGGCGTCGATCGGTTCACCGAGGAGGTCGTCACGGCCGGGGAGGCCTCGACGGATCGGATCGACACGGCCGTCGGGAACGGGCGGGACGCAAGCGACGCGATGGGCGACATCGCGGCCGACGCCGGACGACAGAGCGACGAACTCGTCGAGACGACGGCGGAACTGGAGGATATGTCGGCCACCGTCGAGGAGGTAGCGGCCTCGACGGGCGAACTCGCCGATACCTCGGAGCGAGCGGCCGCGTTGACCGACGACGGGCGGGGAGCGGCCAGCGAGGCGGTCGAACAGCTCCACCGGATCGAGTCGCGCTCGGAGTCGACCGTCGAAACGATGTCCGAACTGGAGGCGCAGATGGACGAGATGGAACGGATCGTGACGACGGTAGCGGGGATCGCCGATCAGACCAACATCCTGGCGCTGAACGCCTCGATCGAGGCCGCCCGCGCCGATGGCGTGGGCGACGGGTTCGCGGTCGTCGCTGAAGAAGTCAAATCGCTCGCCGAGGAGACGGCGGCGTCCCTCGAGGAGATCGAGACGATAATCGAAGGGCTGCGCGCGTTGACCGAGCAGGGAGCATCGGACATCCGGGAGATTCAATCCGACGTCGAAGCCGGCGTCGAAACCGTCGAACGCGTCGACTCGGCGCTGGCCGACATCGACGTCCTGGTCACGGAGGTCGACGAGGGGGTCAAACAAATAACCCTCGCGATGGACGAGCAGGCCAGGTCGCTCGCCGACGTGACTGCCACGGTCGACGACCTGACGGAGTTCAGCCGGGCGACAACCGAGAAGGCCGAAGCGTTGAGTTCGACCGCGGACGAACAGGTCGTCACCCTCACCGGAGCCGCGGAGAACACCCACGCGCTGTTGGGGAGTGCCAGACAGTTGCGGGACTCTCTCGAGACGTTCTCCCTCGGGACGACGGACGACGTCGACGCGTCGAGCCCCGCAGGCTCTATCGACCGGGAGGTGTCTACCCCGAACTCATGA
- a CDS encoding DUF3149 domain-containing protein, which produces MIPLQALSNPAVAVSVLVIVMTFVIMAAFIWAFGKISEAPETDDHDGNGHGV; this is translated from the coding sequence ATGATCCCCTTGCAGGCGCTTTCGAACCCGGCGGTCGCCGTCTCGGTGTTGGTAATCGTCATGACGTTCGTCATCATGGCCGCGTTCATCTGGGCGTTCGGAAAGATCAGCGAGGCACCGGAGACCGACGACCACGACGGCAACGGCCACGGCGTTTGA
- a CDS encoding DUF7530 family protein — MDPEYGETWAYESIIGALPGIDLSAGEAIAIQLAVFEVSVLALAWYYDLRAAALAGTAAVVVAALGSAEMLRISAAARRPETPESYRRLLFGSSIEVVLSVLAFIALVTHLFVFDTRSPDPLVETLFGTDPPTLVVYLTLLVLWDLCYRIATGWWVAIVGLWRSVRYRFDDRTAGVLRRADRESVLFGLLQLPLLPFLTDHPVLFAALAAHVAAVLVISGASLGLLWLRGYR, encoded by the coding sequence ATGGATCCCGAGTACGGCGAGACGTGGGCCTACGAGAGCATCATCGGCGCGCTGCCGGGGATCGATCTCTCGGCGGGCGAGGCCATCGCGATACAGTTGGCCGTCTTCGAGGTCTCGGTGCTCGCGTTGGCGTGGTACTACGACCTCCGGGCCGCGGCGCTGGCCGGGACGGCCGCGGTCGTCGTCGCCGCGCTGGGAAGCGCCGAGATGCTCCGGATCAGCGCCGCCGCGCGCCGTCCGGAGACCCCCGAGTCCTACCGACGGCTGCTGTTCGGCTCCAGCATCGAGGTCGTCCTCTCGGTGCTGGCGTTTATCGCCTTGGTCACTCACCTGTTCGTCTTCGACACCCGGAGCCCCGATCCGCTCGTCGAGACGCTGTTCGGGACCGACCCGCCGACGCTCGTGGTGTATCTCACGCTGCTCGTCCTGTGGGACCTCTGTTATCGGATCGCCACGGGGTGGTGGGTCGCGATCGTCGGGCTGTGGCGGTCGGTCCGGTATCGCTTCGACGACCGGACCGCAGGGGTGCTCCGGCGGGCCGACCGGGAGTCCGTGCTGTTCGGCCTCCTGCAGCTCCCGCTGTTGCCGTTTCTCACCGACCACCCCGTGCTGTTCGCCGCGCTCGCCGCCCACGTGGCCGCGGTGCTCGTCATCTCGGGGGCGTCGCTCGGGCTGTTGTGGCTCCGGGGATACCGGTGA
- a CDS encoding DUF7561 family protein: MATDPCDACGEDVAIGGGIAGLWSSDPSGTGGMTLAFEDGSEHFLCFSCLDALPEEPTEADVLALREE; the protein is encoded by the coding sequence ATGGCCACCGACCCCTGTGACGCCTGCGGCGAGGACGTCGCGATCGGCGGCGGCATCGCCGGCCTCTGGTCGTCAGATCCGTCCGGAACCGGCGGCATGACGCTGGCGTTCGAGGACGGGAGCGAACACTTCCTCTGTTTTTCCTGTCTCGACGCTCTCCCCGAGGAGCCGACCGAGGCGGACGTCCTCGCCCTCCGCGAGGAGTAG
- the aglF gene encoding UTP--glucose-1-phosphate uridylyltransferase AglF, translating to MNAVVLAAGEGTRLRPLTEDKPKGMVEIDDTPLLTHCFDQLIELGADELVVVVGYMKEVIIDHYGDEYEGVPITYTHQREQKGLAHALLTVEDHVDDDFMLLLGDNVFEANLTDVVRRQREDRADAAFLVEEVPWEEASRYGVCDTNDYGEITDVVEKPEDPPSNLVMTGFYTFTPAIFHACHLVQPSDRGEYELSDAVDLLIQSGRTIDAIGLEGWRIDVGYPEDREEAERRLQGGHEVDDAAEATSK from the coding sequence ATGAACGCAGTCGTACTCGCAGCCGGCGAGGGGACGCGCCTCCGCCCGCTCACCGAGGACAAACCCAAAGGGATGGTCGAAATCGACGACACGCCGCTTCTCACCCACTGTTTCGACCAGCTGATCGAGTTGGGGGCGGACGAACTCGTGGTGGTGGTCGGGTACATGAAGGAAGTCATCATCGACCACTACGGCGACGAATACGAGGGGGTCCCGATCACGTACACCCACCAGCGAGAGCAAAAAGGGCTCGCACACGCGCTGTTGACGGTGGAAGACCACGTCGACGACGACTTCATGCTGTTGCTCGGCGACAACGTCTTCGAGGCGAACCTCACAGACGTCGTTCGCCGCCAGCGTGAGGACCGCGCCGACGCCGCCTTCCTCGTCGAGGAAGTCCCCTGGGAGGAGGCCTCCCGCTACGGCGTCTGCGACACCAACGACTACGGCGAAATCACCGACGTCGTCGAAAAGCCCGAGGACCCGCCGTCGAACCTGGTGATGACGGGGTTTTATACGTTCACGCCGGCGATCTTTCACGCCTGTCATCTCGTCCAGCCCTCCGACCGCGGCGAGTACGAACTGAGCGATGCGGTCGACCTGTTGATCCAGTCCGGGCGGACGATCGACGCGATCGGCCTGGAGGGGTGGCGTATCGACGTCGGATATCCTGAGGACCGCGAGGAAGCCGAACGACGGCTACAGGGGGGACACGAGGTCGACGACGCGGCCGAGGCGACCTCGAAGTGA
- a CDS encoding ABC transporter permease, whose amino-acid sequence MEPENDSADGRVNLPFSPGLTALCGAIAVALVFPLAWLFLEVVTVDPGRARELTFSAGTADVLLNSLLLMIGVTACSILLGVPLAYLTVRTDLPFRRFWSIAVALPLVVPSYVGAFAFVSAFGPQGEFRDFLAPFGVERLPEVYGLPGSVLVITLYTYPYVYLTTRAALVSFDTRLIDAARTLNYGTWSGFRRVTLPQIRPAIAAGGLLTALYAVSDFGTPAIMRLSVFTREIYVEYNTFGQEYAALLSIQLLVLVLAVLALEWAIRPDQNVRGDDADRAGSRIRLGRLRWPAALLPAGVTAMALAVPVWILLLWLFRTDVARRPSMAFEWTQAVNSVSVAATAAAVATLAALPVAYFAATRDSRLGTLFERATYVGFAVPGVVLGLALVFFGAGYVPWLYQTLPLLIFAYVVRFVPQAVGTTRTSILQVDSKLVEAGRTLGESPIGAFRRITLPHIRSGLVAGAALVFLTTMKELPVTLILRPSGFETIVTQVWRAQESALYQYAAVPALILILISGLSMVVMLAQEGEGHGL is encoded by the coding sequence ATGGAACCAGAGAACGACTCCGCCGACGGGCGCGTGAACCTTCCGTTTTCGCCGGGGCTGACAGCGCTCTGTGGCGCGATCGCCGTTGCGCTCGTGTTCCCGCTGGCGTGGCTGTTCCTCGAGGTAGTGACCGTCGACCCGGGACGCGCGCGCGAACTCACGTTCAGTGCCGGCACCGCCGACGTTCTCCTCAACAGCCTGCTGTTGATGATCGGCGTGACCGCCTGCTCGATCCTCCTCGGGGTGCCGCTGGCGTACCTGACCGTCCGAACGGACCTTCCCTTCCGGCGCTTTTGGTCGATCGCGGTCGCGCTCCCGCTCGTCGTGCCGAGTTACGTCGGTGCGTTCGCGTTCGTCTCCGCGTTCGGTCCCCAAGGCGAGTTCCGCGATTTCTTGGCCCCCTTCGGGGTCGAGCGGCTGCCGGAGGTCTACGGTCTGCCGGGATCGGTGCTCGTGATCACCCTCTACACCTACCCCTATGTTTATTTGACCACCCGGGCCGCGCTCGTTTCGTTCGACACGCGGCTGATCGACGCCGCACGGACGCTCAACTACGGTACGTGGAGTGGGTTCCGTCGGGTGACGCTCCCACAGATACGCCCGGCCATCGCGGCCGGTGGGCTTTTGACCGCGCTGTACGCTGTCTCGGACTTCGGCACGCCGGCGATCATGCGGCTGTCCGTGTTCACCCGGGAGATCTACGTCGAGTACAACACCTTCGGCCAGGAGTACGCCGCGTTGCTCTCGATCCAGCTGCTCGTTCTCGTGCTCGCCGTGCTCGCGCTCGAGTGGGCGATCCGCCCGGACCAGAACGTTCGCGGTGACGACGCCGACCGCGCCGGGAGCCGGATCCGGCTGGGCCGCTTGCGCTGGCCTGCGGCGTTGCTTCCCGCAGGCGTCACCGCGATGGCGCTCGCCGTTCCGGTCTGGATCCTGCTGTTGTGGCTGTTCCGAACGGACGTCGCGAGGCGGCCCTCGATGGCGTTCGAGTGGACACAGGCGGTCAACTCCGTGTCCGTCGCCGCCACCGCCGCCGCCGTTGCGACGCTGGCTGCCCTCCCAGTGGCGTACTTCGCTGCGACCCGCGACTCCCGGCTCGGGACGCTCTTCGAGCGGGCCACGTACGTCGGCTTTGCCGTTCCGGGCGTCGTGTTAGGGCTCGCGCTGGTCTTTTTCGGCGCCGGCTACGTCCCGTGGCTCTACCAGACGCTGCCGCTTTTGATCTTCGCCTACGTCGTCCGCTTCGTGCCCCAGGCCGTCGGGACGACCCGAACATCGATCCTCCAGGTCGACTCGAAGCTCGTCGAGGCGGGGCGTACGCTCGGAGAGTCCCCGATAGGCGCGTTCCGACGGATCACGCTCCCGCACATCCGGTCGGGGCTCGTCGCGGGTGCTGCCCTCGTCTTCTTGACGACGATGAAGGAACTGCCGGTGACGCTCATCCTCCGGCCCTCGGGCTTCGAGACGATCGTCACCCAGGTCTGGCGGGCCCAAGAATCCGCGCTGTACCAGTACGCCGCCGTGCCCGCGCTGATCTTGATCCTCATTTCGGGGCTCTCGATGGTCGTGATGCTCGCCCAGGAGGGCGAGGGACACGGGTTATGA